AAGCATCTTTCGAACCTGGTGATGATGAAGAGACGCTGCAATTCTTCGATGAATCCTCCCATGAACACCGAGGCAAAGAACCACACCATGATGTTGATCTTGCCCATGAATTCTGCCAGCAGTCTCATTCCCTCTTCAAACTTGTCGGGGAGCAAAACCTTCATGAGGTTGCCGAGGGCAATATGATCGAGGAGAGCGAGGGCCAAGCCAAACGACGAGCCAATGAGAAGCTGGCGCCAAAGGCGTTCACTGCGAAACCCGATATCACGTGGCCGTTCTTTCCCCAGGAGCATGAACAAGGCGACAAAGGCAAGAGTCGTGATCGTGTTTGCAACGGCGAGTCGGAGTAACAGCCCAGGATTCAAGTCGATGTTGGCGGTGCGCCCAAGATTCGCAAAGTAGGTGCTGAAGGCGGAGAACCAGAAAAGCAAAATGACCACGACGGCAACATAGTTTGATACTCTGGTGGATTTCATGATCGGTCCCTCCCGCGAGCCTTGCCGCATCGTCTGAGTCAGCAGACGAAACAGAGTAGACATCGCCAACGAACTGGATAAGAAGAGAGCGAACCATCGACGCCTTGTGCAGGCATGGCCGCGCCGGATGCCGGCTCAGTTGCCAGGCCCCAGGCACTGATTTGGCCAAGCCTGAGGACACTGCCGCGTACGCCAGGGCAGTGCCGTTTGCGAGAGGAACGGACAGTGCAACAAGTTACAGCTAAAAGGGAAGCAATATCTGCCAGTTGTCCGACTCCTGATCATGAGTCGCAACCGGCACAGGTATGCGCTTGAACTGGGCGTGGATCGTCGAAAGGGAGGGAAAGGATTGACCCGAGGGGACGAGGGAGCATGCATGATCATACTCATCACATTCTGCCACCGTTTGCGGCGGTTGCCCGGGGCAGTCAGCCATGAATCACGCCCTGAAATTGCCGAAACGCAGTGAAAGAATCAATCTAGATTTTTGGGTTTGCAGAGAATTTGCGGGCGCTGCGCGCTGTCGGCGCCAGTGGGGCCAAAAGACGGGGAGAAACTGGCAGCAAGGGCGGCGACGAGTCCTGCTGAGGGCTCGCCACTGCCGATACGTGTAAGGTCTATGGGGCACCTGCATCGCTCCTCACTTCTGCTTTGGCGCTGAATTCTCTTGCAGATTTTCTGAATTCAACTATATTTGCCCGCATCTTTCAGCGCGGCGGGAGGGACTTGTAACGATTCACACGAGTTCCATATTTGCCTCCTCTCCAAGCTCACCACAAGCAGCGTTGTTTCTTCATATCACGAACTCATCCCAAATTCTGATCACTTGGACCACCGGCGCCGGCACCACTGGGGTGCGCTCGGTAAACGAAAAATCTGAATATGCCGTCTCCGCTTGAGTCTGCGCGCCGTGGAGCCTGATTTCGCTCATGGTGTTCTCGGGCGACAAGGTAAATACGCAGACTTTAAGCTGATTGTGCCGGCCCGGAATAGCCGGCAGGGACAAACGTGCCGCTGGGCATGATGATTCCCGCTTGGTGAGAAGCAGCGGTTGCGCAGTCGCGCAGGACGCCGCGGACACGCAGCAGCACAGTGGTCCAGAGAACGGCGAGAAGCACGCGCAAGCAGGACGAATTGACCGCCCCGATTCGCCCGCAGACGAATCGCTACGGCATTCAACACCTGCGCGTGGACATTTCCGGTTTTTCGCCAGGATTTTTTCTCATTCAGTCACGCGCGATTCGGGTTCAGCCCGGGGGCAAATATGAGTGTTACGGCCTCAAGACCGCCTTCTTCCCAGCCAAAACCGTATCTATCTGTCACAGCGCGCAGTTTGTTCCGTCTCGGCGTGAGCGTGGCCGGACTGCTGCTGCACACGTCCTCGCTTCTGGCCCAAAGCAGCGATCTCCGCTTCGACCGCATCTCGGTGGAGCAGGGACTCTCCCACTTTTCGGTCACCGTCATCGTTCAGGATCACCAGGGCTTTCTTTGGGTTGGCACCGAGGACGGCTTGAACAAATACGATGGTCACACCTTCACCGTCTACCGGCCGATTGCGCAGGACAGCAGCTCGCTTCCCCATTCCAGCGTCTCGGCTTTGCTCGTCGATCGCCATGGCCGTCTTTGGGTGGGCACGATTGACGGCTTGTGTCGCTACGACCCGGAGGCCGACAGGTTCGTGCGGTACCGGCATATTGCGCACGATCCCCAAAGTTTGCCCGCCAACGGGATTCGGGACATTTTCGAAGACGCGGCGGGCACGCTGTGGATCGGCACCAACGCGGGCTTGTGTGTGCGCCAGGAAGAAAAAGATCGCTTCGAACGTCACGCGCCAATTGCCTCGCTGAGTGCTTCACAGGACAATGACGTCCGTTCGATTTGCACAGATCGAGCGGGCCAGCTTTGGGTTGGCACCGCCGCCGGCTTGCGACGCTATGATCCGCAAAGCAAGACTTTCATTCCTTATCCTCACCAGACCGGCGCGTCCACCGATCCTGTCGAGAAGGCGATCATGAAGATTGCCGCAGATGGGCACGGCGACATCTGGTTCGCCACCGGTGCGGGCTTGCAGCGCTACGACCGCAAGACCGGCAAGGTCGTGCGCTGCCAGGATCCGCAATACTCGCCTCTGCTCAACACCGATATCATTTTTACGCTCTATGCGGACCGCCAGGGCATGCTGTGGATCGGCACGTACCATTACGGTCTGTTCCGGTATGATCCAAACACCGACAGTTTTTCGCGCTACGTGCACGAGCCGGGCAATCCCTCTTCGCTGGACCGGAATCGCGTCCATTGCGTCTATGAAGACCGCTCCGGCGTGTTGTGGGTGGGCACCTATCGCGGCGGCCTCAATCGCCACGACCGCAGGCAGGATGCTTTCGAGCGCTACGCCCTCGATGGTGCCGTGCACGCGGTCCTGCGCGATACGCGCAGCAATCTCTGGCTCGGCACTTTCGGTAATGGCCTGTTCCGGCTCGAGCAAGAACAGGGCCGGCGCACACGCCGCCGGCAGTATCTGCACGACGCTCGTCAGCCGGCGAGCCTGAGCAGCAACGAGGTACTGGCCATCCTTGAAGACCGCAACGGTGAAATATGGATTGGCACCGGCAGAGGCCTGAGCCGCTATGATGCGCGGCACGACAGGTTCGTTCATTACAAATACGAGCCATTGAATCCTGCCATCGCGGCTCACCGTGTGGTCAAGGTTCTTTATGAAGATCACCAGGGCGCGCTCTGGATCGGCACCAACGGCAGCGGCTTGTACCGGCTCGATCACCGGCGCACGGCCTTCGCCTGCTACCGTAATGATCCGCAAAATCCGCAGAGTCTGAGTGGCAACGACATTTGGTCGATCACCGCAGACGGACAGGGCGATTTGTGGATCGGCACGTATGGCGACGGCCTGAATCGCTACGACCGCCAAAGCGAAAGATTCGCCCGCTATCGCGATGACCTGCGGAATCCTGATGATCTCAACAGCGTTCTCATCTATTCCGTGTATGCCGACCCGCGTGGCCCGCTTTGGATCGGCACTTTCCTGGGCGGCCTGCACCGGCTGGACCGCGGGACCGGCGCATTCACACATTACACCGAGCAAGACGGCTTGCCGGATAATTTCGTGAAGGGTATTTTGCCCGATGACCATGGCCATCTCTGGCTGAGCACCGACAAAGGCCTGGCGCGATTCGATCCTCAAACCGGGATCTCCAAAAACTACACAAAAAAGGATGGCCTGCACGGGAATGTCTTTCTTTCCGGCGCCTACCATCGCGGCCATGATGGCCGCCTCTACTTTGGCGGCGAAGGCGGCGTGACGGCGTTCCATCCGGATAGCCTTCCGGTGAGGCCGTGCACTTCGCCGGTTGTGCTAACCAGTTTCAAGGTTTTTGATCAGCCTGTGCAACTGCCCCATCGCCTCAGCTCGACACGGGAGATCATGCTCTCGCATGAACAAAATTTCATCTCCTTTGAAATGGCGGTGCTCGATTACGCGATGCCCGAACGGAATCAGTATGCTCACTTCCTGGAAGGATTCGATCGCGAGTGGGAATATACCGGCACGCGGCGCTACGCCAGCTACACCAATGTGCCTCCCGGGCGATATACGCTGCGGGTAAAAGGCGCAAATGCCGACGGCGTCTGGAATGCGGACGGCGTGGCGATCAAAATCAAGATAACCCCGCCCTTCTGGAGAACGTGGTGGTTCAGAAGTTTGTTCGGCGCAATGCTCTTGGTTACGATCGGCGGCACGATTCGCTACCTCGAAATCAGGAAGCTGCGCGAGCGATTGCGGGCGGCGGAAAAGCAGCAGGCGTTGGAACGCGAGCGCGTCCGCATTTCGCAGGACATGCACGACGACGTCAGCGCCGGCCTTACCGAAATCGCCATCTTGAGCGAACTGGCGCAAAGGAACTTGTCGCAGCCGCAAGCCACCCGGGCACATCTCGTGAAGATCTCCGAACGTGCCCGGGAAGTCGTCGACAACCTCGGCGAAATTATCTGGGCAATCAATCCGAAACACGATCAGCTCGGCGATTTTGCCGCCTACCTGCGGCACCATGCCGTGCAGTATTTGATGTTGACCCGCATCTCCTACCACTGCGATTTTCCCGAGGCCTTGCCCGACGTGCACCTTTCGGCGG
Above is a genomic segment from bacterium containing:
- a CDS encoding CPBP family intramembrane metalloprotease, producing the protein MKSTRVSNYVAVVVILLFWFSAFSTYFANLGRTANIDLNPGLLLRLAVANTITTLAFVALFMLLGKERPRDIGFRSERLWRQLLIGSSFGLALALLDHIALGNLMKVLLPDKFEEGMRLLAEFMGKINIMVWFFASVFMGGFIEELQRLFIITRFERCFGMAGVVIALVMASLLQGAGHAYQGPERSFLYIFVGLAFGLVYLRKRSAAEAMACHAVYDVFGLLWFNYQLG
- a CDS encoding histidine kinase, with translation MFRLGVSVAGLLLHTSSLLAQSSDLRFDRISVEQGLSHFSVTVIVQDHQGFLWVGTEDGLNKYDGHTFTVYRPIAQDSSSLPHSSVSALLVDRHGRLWVGTIDGLCRYDPEADRFVRYRHIAHDPQSLPANGIRDIFEDAAGTLWIGTNAGLCVRQEEKDRFERHAPIASLSASQDNDVRSICTDRAGQLWVGTAAGLRRYDPQSKTFIPYPHQTGASTDPVEKAIMKIAADGHGDIWFATGAGLQRYDRKTGKVVRCQDPQYSPLLNTDIIFTLYADRQGMLWIGTYHYGLFRYDPNTDSFSRYVHEPGNPSSLDRNRVHCVYEDRSGVLWVGTYRGGLNRHDRRQDAFERYALDGAVHAVLRDTRSNLWLGTFGNGLFRLEQEQGRRTRRRQYLHDARQPASLSSNEVLAILEDRNGEIWIGTGRGLSRYDARHDRFVHYKYEPLNPAIAAHRVVKVLYEDHQGALWIGTNGSGLYRLDHRRTAFACYRNDPQNPQSLSGNDIWSITADGQGDLWIGTYGDGLNRYDRQSERFARYRDDLRNPDDLNSVLIYSVYADPRGPLWIGTFLGGLHRLDRGTGAFTHYTEQDGLPDNFVKGILPDDHGHLWLSTDKGLARFDPQTGISKNYTKKDGLHGNVFLSGAYHRGHDGRLYFGGEGGVTAFHPDSLPVRPCTSPVVLTSFKVFDQPVQLPHRLSSTREIMLSHEQNFISFEMAVLDYAMPERNQYAHFLEGFDREWEYTGTRRYASYTNVPPGRYTLRVKGANADGVWNADGVAIKIKITPPFWRTWWFRSLFGAMLLVTIGGTIRYLEIRKLRERLRAAEKQQALERERVRISQDMHDDVSAGLTEIAILSELAQRNLSQPQATRAHLVKISERAREVVDNLGEIIWAINPKHDQLGDFAAYLRHHAVQYLMLTRISYHCDFPEALPDVHLSAEMRRNLFLVFKEALHNLVKHAGASATELRLTCSAQQLEISIRDNGRGFSPEYPAPFRNGLANMKKRIDDIGGTFLLQSLPNCGTQIKVVVGLKRPESKS